CGGCCGACGGCTACACGATCTTCATCACGACGAACACCACGCAGGCTGCGAACCCGCACCTGTTCCGCAAGCTGGGCTACGACCCGGTGAAGGACTTCGCGCCGGTGGGCGCCCTCGTGAAGGGCTGGCTGCTGCTGGTGACGAACCCGTCGGTGAAGGCGCAGAACGTCACCGAACTCGCGGCGCTGGCGAAGAAGCAGCCGCTGACCTTCGGCGCGGGCAGCTCGTCGGCCCGCGTGGCGTCGGAGCTGTTCCAGCAGATGACCCACACGCAGCTGACCTACGTGCCCTACAAGGCCAACCCGCAGGCCATCATCGAACTGGTGGGCGGGCAGACCGACATGATGATCGTGGACCTCACGACGAGCCTGCCCCAGGTGAAGGCGGGCAAGCTGAAGGTGCTGGGCATCAGCAGCCCGAAACGTTCGGCGCTCGTGCCCGACGTGCCCACCATCGCCGAGGCGGGCCTGCCCGGCTACGAGATCAGCTACTGGAACGCGGTGTACGCGCCGGTCGGCACGCCCGCACCGGTGGTCCAGCGCATCAACGAGCTGATGCAG
This genomic stretch from Piscinibacter gummiphilus harbors:
- a CDS encoding Bug family tripartite tricarboxylate transporter substrate binding protein; protein product: MHLVRTFTLLPALALAALSAAANPYPSKPITIVVGSSAGSTTDGLARAIGQEITVETKIPVIVDNKPGASGGIAAQAAARAPADGYTIFITTNTTQAANPHLFRKLGYDPVKDFAPVGALVKGWLLLVTNPSVKAQNVTELAALAKKQPLTFGAGSSSARVASELFQQMTHTQLTYVPYKANPQAIIELVGGQTDMMIVDLTTSLPQVKAGKLKVLGISSPKRSALVPDVPTIAEAGLPGYEISYWNAVYAPVGTPAPVVQRINELMQKALATENVRRFVEQNGMEPFTSTPAELATFQAAEYKRWGSVIKTAGIQPE